ATCCAAACATAGTTATCAGTTGTATCTTTATGAGCTTTGTTTCTTTCCACAGCCTTTAGCCTTGAGACATGCAGACTGATGATCAATATGTTGGACGTATCCTTCAGCTAATCATCCAAAAGACATGTTTAGTGGATTAACTGATATGATGACAGTTGCTAATGGAAAAACACTATGTGACACAGTGCGCTAtaggaaggaaaggaaaccaTAACTTGGGTGATGTATTAAGGGTCCTTGACTGACTCTGCTATCTCAGAGGGATCTGTCCTGCACTATGGGCTTTAATGAGTTCAAGGACCTGTGGCAGGCTCTGAATGGCTGGAGGGGGACCTTCGCATCCTTTGACCGGGACCAGAGTGGGACAATAGAGGGCCGTGAGTTGCAGCAGGCCATCAACTCCATGGgtaagagaaaattaaaattaagttaTGACTTTGACAACAGTCAGGTGTCCACTGGAGCATTGCAGCATGTTTTGCTTGCTTGAGTTATTCCCACTTTTCTTACCAATCCCAAAGAGGTGCTGTATATGTACAAGTCAGTTTAGCTGTGATGAGGGATAGAATCCAGCATCCTTGTTCGATGTAAAAATACATGTCAAAGTTTTTCTAAACCTTATACATCAAATAGAAAGGATGTTATctaaagttaaaatattttagTGCAAAATTCTCCAAAAGTTCATACTGACCCTTCTCTGGACAGTAGAGACTGCCTAGAAGGTCTCTAAGGGAAAAGGACTTTGAACTTTGTCCCGCATATTTCTGTGTATATGGACTATACATGCACAGACTGCCTTGGGTTTTAGAGTGGCAATAAAGTAGATGTTAGCCAAGTGCTATGACCATTAGataatgtatgtgtgttcaTTCAGGTTACAGTCTGAGCCCTCAGGCTATGAACTGCATCATGAAGCGCTACAGTCTGAACGGCAGAATCCCCTTTGATGAGTTTGTGAGCTGCGCTGTGAGGCTCCGCGCCCTCACCGGTGAGTCGGTcaagaaatgcattaaactGGACATAGCAGTAAATATTCTTGACAGAGGACCTTTCTTAGGCTCCTTGAATATTGCttgatccttttttttaacgtgtatttaagttgtaaaCAGGATTAAGAGGACAACATAAAATTATGTTCTTTCATGAGGTTTTTATAGAtagtcatacagctttgttaaaacaataaaagaaaagaatacccacaatgacagaaaagcaaaagaaataaattgtgtaataaaactcatgtggctttttttttaatgtgtctttgtttttcagatcaATTTCGAAGGAGGGACACAACCCAAACTGGCAACGCCTCATTTCAGTATGACGATGTAAGTTTTTTACAGCTGACGTGTTTCTTCTTTGTCTGAAGAGTTTGTTTTAATGCCGTGTTTTCTTGTGtcaaaataaacacagtttaTAATTTTGTCACCAAATGCTGGAAGgtatttaatttgaaatttgtGTAGAGTTTGTATTAACAGATGTGATGCTGTTAGTTTGAAAGgcagacaaaaaacaagccCTCTTACAAAAACAGAGCTCCTGGGTTGGAAACAAGACTCATGAACTGTTGTACCCAATTATACAAAGAGAATTAGAAATGAAGACTCCGAGACTCGAGACTAATTTCAGATAAAGGCTTTGGTCACTGTTTAAGGAATAAGATGTTCATTATATAGTAAATATGTTCATTAAACctaaatatgcttttttttttttaaccataataCAGCTTTTATTCAGACAGATTACTTAAAAACACTtgaaataattacaaaaatctgataactatttttttcaaacaatgtaaaactgtgttttgatGACATCACAGAACTTTAGTTTGCCAGCCGAAACACTCGAGTTGGAAGTTGCATTAAAGTTGAACAAGTGAGACTAAAGTATGTTGGAAATGAACACTGCCACCCTGTGCTTGGAAATAGTATTCCATGTGAATTCCCTCTTGCCACAATCCTGACTGTACTGTTGTTGACACCTGTTATACACTCAGCCTTTCCTTCTTGAATGGAAATTATTAATAACTTCTTGCTGTGTTGTTTTAGCAACATATCAGCTATTTCTTCACTACAGATGGGTTTAGCTCCTAGTTTGGTTCGAGGGGCTGGGCTGGACGTGGGACCTCAGTACCGTGTGTCGATCCCACAGAACTGTTCTGCATAATCTGGTTCCAAAACAGGATGTCAGTGCCTGTTTCTGAGATGTCTTGGCATCCTTTCTACAGATTTGTGATGCTGATTGTCTTTATATTTAGTATGTTTTAGAAATATATAGACATCTTGGCACATTTTAAGGTTATAAAGAAAACCTGTAAgcaacagtgttttatttgctacagaaaaaaaaatctcctaaaGACTACAAAGACTACGGggtagctgtagctcaggtggtagagcaggtcatctactgatcggaggGTTGGTGGTTCatttcctggcttcccctagtctgcatgccaaatatccttgggcaagatactaacaccaaatatgaattgaTTGATTTCTTGTTTCTTACAGTGGCAGCAGGAAGCTGCAAACATGCCTTAACCAAATAGAAACAGTTGCCTGGAAAACTGAAACAATTGGATACATTATTAAAGTTATTACACATcctaataaaaatgtgatgtaGTAAAGAAAAGAATTGCTGGAGAACTGTGTAAGAGTTGTAGAGTAACATATTATCTTTGTCTCCGTAGTTTATCCAGGTCACCATGAGCATTTGAAGAGGACAGCACGAAACAGAGGGACACCCACCACCTTTTAAAATCTTATATTAATGGCATTTCTTCATATGTATTTTTACACACATTATTGTACAAAATGTCACTGAAACATTCCATTTTACCAAAAACCTTTTGTAAAGTAATGCATAGTGTTAAACTTAAGAACAAGTAACCTCGGTGTGTGCTAGTGTCATTTGAGTGCCTGTATACTGGAGCTTATTAGTGTCACTCTTACATATGCATGGGCTCTTACCACTAGTAACGATGTAAACCCGCAGGCTGGTCAGTGGCATGTGAACTTTAATGGaattaataaagaaatatatGAATTTACTTATACTTTGCTTCTATTTACTTCTGTTACCTTTGGTTTAAGTTTCTGTCCTTTTAAAGCTATCTTTTCTGTCCTTTAAATGCATGCAAGACATGCAATTAAAGGACAAAAAGGTGCTTATAAATTCAGTGAAGCGTCAGGTTAATTACACTGTTTGTTATATTATTAGCTTGTGAGTTATTTTATTgggatttatttcatttgaacatttaacatttatatgTAAACTAGTTTTAGTGACTGTAAATATGTATCTAGAAAAACAAATGATTGCAACATGTCTGCTTAAACTTATGCACAAAACCACAAAGTAGTCCCAGAGTATAGGCTATTTAACCCCCCCCTTAAATAACATTTTAGCTTTTAGTCTACAGTAGTGAACTATATGGCATTGGGGGAAAGAGCAAAGGACCACATAGTAAGTAACAGTCTGTGTTGGGTCCACGTTTATGAGACAAATAAGAACTGCATGGAAGCGCTTCAATTTGACACAATCAAAACAGAATCTTGCTCATTGTTTTATTTCCAATGAAGACTTCATGTAATCTTCAGGAGTTTATATTTTCCACAGT
The DNA window shown above is from Astatotilapia calliptera chromosome 11, fAstCal1.2, whole genome shotgun sequence and carries:
- the LOC113032369 gene encoding sorcin-like: MAFPGYGAGPGGFPGMQQDPLYGYFSAVAGQDGQISADELQRCLTQSGISGSYQPFSLETCRLMINMLDRDLSCTMGFNEFKDLWQALNGWRGTFASFDRDQSGTIEGRELQQAINSMGYSLSPQAMNCIMKRYSLNGRIPFDEFVSCAVRLRALTDQFRRRDTTQTGNASFQYDDFIQVTMSI